A DNA window from Nitrospira sp. contains the following coding sequences:
- a CDS encoding VOC domain-containing protein (MaGe:77308764), which translates to MDQNRELDTLLAHMVEEFVQHNQAATTLRAMLDEAGVGLTPVIDHVTLRTFNIDRRAEQFIALGYAFDETLEYDDWYAKVYRKAGYPALFVDQAYEGNRGRSSIIPGWVKNFGDQVFHHVAVRVEDIELAIQRLKNKNIVFAGTIVGAKGGSLRQIFSSPEMVEGHPFSVLELAERHRGYQGFLPPQADSLMKSTAPRKTPHKQPPS; encoded by the coding sequence ATGGATCAGAATCGTGAGCTCGATACACTCCTCGCGCACATGGTAGAAGAATTCGTTCAGCATAATCAGGCTGCAACAACATTGCGCGCCATGCTCGACGAGGCAGGAGTCGGCCTCACTCCCGTCATCGATCACGTGACGTTGCGAACCTTCAACATTGATCGCCGCGCCGAACAATTCATCGCCCTCGGATATGCCTTCGACGAAACGCTGGAATACGACGATTGGTATGCCAAGGTCTATCGCAAGGCCGGCTACCCGGCGCTCTTTGTCGATCAAGCCTATGAGGGAAACCGCGGCCGCTCGAGCATTATTCCAGGCTGGGTCAAAAATTTCGGGGACCAGGTCTTTCACCATGTCGCCGTGCGGGTAGAGGATATCGAGCTGGCCATCCAGCGGCTCAAGAACAAAAACATCGTATTCGCTGGAACAATCGTTGGAGCGAAGGGCGGCTCGCTCAGGCAGATTTTCTCCTCACCGGAAATGGTCGAGGGGCATCCGTTCTCGGTGTTAGAACTGGCTGAACGCCACCGGGGGTACCAAGGCTTCCTGCCGCCGCAAGCCGACAGCCTTATGAAATCGACCGCGCCACGCAAGACGCCGCACAAGCAACCCCCGTCGTGA
- a CDS encoding Saccharopine dehydrogenase family protein (MaGe:77308762): MYRVLVLGAGKIGSLVASLLSQHHGYEVHLGDVNLDGANRLVADLKLERVTPCLLDVRHPNIVSAYLSTHPVDAIVSSLPYFCNPTVAKLALTHGIHYFDLTEDIEATNQIRILSADAPQAFMPQCGLAPGFISIVTHDLMTHFHKLDTVKMRVGALPVHPSNALKYSLTWSTDGLINEYGNLCYGIEAGEKAPLQPLEGYETIELDGLLYEAFNTSGGLGTLADTYTGQVQTMNYKTLRYPGHCEKIHLLMKDLKLNEDRDTLKRILEHAVPQTLQDVVLIYASVTGINEGGLFEENYVKKVYPQCIKGRLWSAIQVTTASSLCTVLDLVLRDPSHYHGFVTQESISLKNFLANDFGACFR; encoded by the coding sequence ATGTATCGAGTCCTGGTGTTAGGCGCAGGAAAAATCGGCTCGCTCGTTGCGAGCCTGCTCTCCCAGCACCATGGTTACGAGGTACATCTCGGCGATGTGAATCTAGACGGAGCAAATCGCCTCGTCGCGGACCTCAAACTTGAGCGAGTCACACCCTGCCTCCTCGACGTCCGCCACCCCAATATAGTCAGCGCCTATCTCTCGACCCACCCCGTCGATGCAATCGTCTCCAGTCTCCCCTATTTCTGTAACCCCACGGTGGCAAAGCTGGCTCTGACCCACGGCATCCATTACTTCGACCTGACTGAAGACATCGAGGCGACCAACCAAATTCGCATATTGAGCGCCGATGCTCCCCAAGCCTTCATGCCGCAGTGCGGCCTGGCGCCCGGGTTTATCAGCATTGTGACGCACGACCTCATGACGCATTTCCACAAACTGGATACCGTCAAGATGCGCGTCGGCGCGCTGCCGGTCCACCCCAGCAACGCGCTGAAATACTCACTGACCTGGTCGACCGATGGCCTCATCAATGAGTACGGCAACCTCTGCTACGGCATCGAGGCGGGCGAGAAAGCCCCGCTCCAGCCGTTAGAGGGCTACGAGACCATCGAACTAGACGGCCTTCTCTACGAAGCCTTCAATACATCCGGAGGATTGGGCACGCTGGCAGATACCTATACCGGTCAGGTGCAGACCATGAATTACAAGACGCTGCGCTATCCGGGTCATTGCGAAAAAATTCATCTTCTCATGAAAGACCTGAAACTGAACGAAGATCGGGATACGCTTAAACGAATACTGGAGCATGCCGTCCCGCAAACCCTCCAGGATGTCGTGCTGATCTATGCCTCGGTCACCGGGATCAACGAGGGAGGATTATTTGAAGAGAACTACGTCAAAAAAGTCTACCCTCAATGCATCAAGGGCAGGCTCTGGTCAGCGATTCAAGTGACGACCGCATCCAGCCTCTGTACCGTCCTGGATCTCGTCTTACGCGACCCATCCCACTACCATGGTTTCGTCACACAGGAATCGATTTCGCTGAAGAACTTTCTCGCCAACGATTTTGGAGCATGCTTCCGATGA
- a CDS encoding hypothetical protein (Evidence 4 : Unknown function but conserved in other organisms; MaGe:77308756), whose protein sequence is MGCPKCKGLMMLERFSDFFLVFYAWKCVNCGAIIDRTISNNRKNSLAAKAAKEVEVAAA, encoded by the coding sequence ATGGGTTGTCCGAAATGCAAAGGCTTGATGATGTTGGAACGGTTCTCGGATTTCTTTCTAGTGTTCTATGCGTGGAAGTGCGTTAATTGTGGAGCGATTATTGATCGGACAATCTCCAATAATCGCAAGAATAGCCTTGCTGCCAAAGCTGCGAAGGAAGTTGAAGTGGCTGCTGCCTAG
- a CDS encoding hypothetical protein (Evidence 4 : Unknown function but conserved in other organisms; MaGe:77308760), with protein sequence MDSEHEHTGYREHLLNIIRTGARRTGCGASEPIHVFVNQQRIGQLDGAGTETTLQVRNQGPVESVYLRSEDGVLLGGLSTPEHGFKSSRIALRRDAVELRVQNTAQGGLVSAVFLPAPGLWHRARRAFGRIADHSAPRPTAVAGSGIRMLAFAQILLAIVLIGHIADRITGWMTPANQPLPVVQTDAPPIAPLAEVAKLEQQLVELAQTQTKTIETIQTQQQGMAQLQRTMAKLSTAQESVASNVMTVAQELEQSRKGTEHNVDRMTRVLMSKNRSEREQLEAEIHSLLIANDQLSRERTQLEKNYQELKKQLTSTSQDISKTPVPDREKLVLAQQGASPQIVEATPIHQQLPFLLWVSFSEGTSQASIDQWVLDMHGRKGAFSEGWQAVEIAPPTEPMERVLDQIKRTKIVKAVKISR encoded by the coding sequence ATGGATTCTGAGCATGAACATACCGGATATCGCGAGCACCTCTTGAATATCATACGAACAGGAGCGCGCCGGACTGGCTGCGGCGCATCGGAGCCGATCCATGTCTTTGTCAATCAGCAGCGCATCGGACAGCTAGACGGCGCCGGAACCGAAACCACGCTGCAGGTCAGGAATCAGGGTCCTGTCGAAAGTGTCTATCTGAGATCGGAAGACGGGGTACTCCTCGGTGGTTTATCTACGCCCGAGCACGGATTCAAAAGCAGTCGCATCGCTCTTCGGCGCGACGCGGTTGAACTCCGCGTTCAGAACACAGCCCAAGGTGGGCTAGTCAGCGCAGTTTTTCTTCCAGCGCCTGGCCTTTGGCACCGCGCGCGGCGGGCATTCGGCCGCATCGCCGATCACAGCGCCCCACGCCCGACCGCAGTCGCCGGCTCAGGGATTCGGATGCTCGCCTTCGCCCAAATATTACTGGCTATCGTATTGATCGGACACATCGCCGACCGAATCACTGGCTGGATGACGCCAGCCAACCAGCCTCTTCCTGTTGTGCAGACAGACGCTCCCCCAATAGCGCCTCTCGCTGAAGTTGCCAAGCTCGAACAACAACTCGTCGAACTGGCCCAAACTCAGACCAAGACCATAGAAACTATTCAGACTCAGCAGCAAGGAATGGCTCAGCTGCAGCGGACGATGGCAAAACTTTCTACCGCGCAAGAATCGGTCGCCTCCAACGTCATGACCGTCGCGCAGGAGCTAGAGCAAAGCCGAAAAGGCACAGAACATAATGTCGACCGCATGACACGCGTGCTGATGAGCAAAAATCGCAGCGAGCGGGAACAGCTGGAGGCCGAAATCCATAGCCTTCTCATCGCGAACGACCAGCTCTCACGCGAACGAACTCAGCTGGAGAAAAATTACCAAGAGCTAAAAAAACAATTAACCTCGACCAGTCAAGATATCTCGAAAACTCCCGTTCCGGATCGTGAGAAACTGGTGCTGGCTCAACAAGGCGCTTCACCTCAGATCGTAGAAGCCACACCAATCCACCAGCAGCTCCCTTTCTTACTATGGGTGTCCTTCAGTGAGGGCACCAGCCAAGCCAGCATCGATCAATGGGTTCTTGATATGCATGGGCGAAAAGGCGCATTCAGCGAAGGATGGCAAGCGGTCGAAATCGCCCCGCCAACTGAACCGATGGAGCGAGTGCTGGACCAGATTAAACGAACAAAGATCGTGAAAGCCGTAAAAATCAGCCGGTGA
- a CDS encoding hypothetical protein (Evidence 5 : Unknown function; MaGe:77308765): protein MRTGGLRQYSRCGKPSRMMQRIKSGRMMMAGRHQPQNTQPVQHLSHSGLHAHKDKMLTMSLNHANHILDRQRSRPIDCRHCR, encoded by the coding sequence GTGAGGACAGGCGGCTTACGCCAATACAGCCGGTGCGGCAAGCCGAGCCGCATGATGCAGCGCATCAAGTCGGGACGCATGATGATGGCCGGCCGGCACCAGCCGCAAAATACCCAGCCCGTCCAGCACCTCAGTCACAGTGGGCTGCATGCCCACAAGGATAAGATGCTGACGATGAGCCTCAACCATGCGAATCATATCCTCGACCGCCAGCGCAGCCGTCCCATCGATTGTCGGCACTGTCGATAG
- a CDS encoding hypothetical protein (Evidence 4 : Unknown function but conserved in other organisms; MaGe:77308754) — MNILLAIDGSDQSYEAVRALKYVARAEALHILHILDVPTPAYPMMVPEVAHELYTTIERTMQEDGARLLDRIMSLLPMDCGPVTKHMEIGSPADRIVEYAAQHRIDLILVGARGLGPLKEHLMGSVSHRVLTFSKSAVLILPNSVKSLTQVLLPLQGLQDAERALLFLRQHPFREAITITALTVLPQTRPPWPVDAVAEQEMEAQALRSAETFINSVASDLKQMGYSTHAKSTLGVPVEAILQEAKALNTDLLMMGSRGRHALSRMVLGSVAHAVLHHAQCPLLVFH; from the coding sequence ATGAACATACTGTTGGCCATCGATGGATCGGATCAATCCTATGAAGCGGTTCGCGCGTTGAAATATGTGGCCCGCGCCGAAGCGTTGCACATCCTGCATATCTTGGATGTCCCGACTCCGGCCTATCCTATGATGGTACCGGAGGTCGCACACGAACTGTACACGACGATCGAACGGACGATGCAAGAAGATGGCGCCAGACTGCTTGACCGGATTATGTCACTCCTGCCGATGGACTGTGGCCCTGTCACCAAGCATATGGAGATCGGTTCACCGGCGGATCGGATCGTGGAATATGCGGCACAGCACCGGATCGACCTTATTCTCGTCGGGGCCCGCGGACTTGGCCCTCTTAAGGAACACCTGATGGGCAGTGTCTCCCATCGGGTGCTCACCTTCTCCAAGAGCGCTGTCCTGATTCTGCCGAACTCTGTGAAGTCTCTGACCCAAGTGCTGCTACCGTTGCAAGGGTTGCAAGATGCCGAACGTGCACTCTTATTTCTTCGGCAGCATCCATTCCGGGAAGCAATCACTATCACCGCGCTCACCGTGCTTCCACAAACCAGGCCACCCTGGCCGGTCGACGCCGTCGCAGAGCAGGAAATGGAAGCACAGGCCCTGCGGAGCGCTGAGACCTTTATCAACTCCGTGGCGTCGGATCTGAAGCAGATGGGCTACAGCACCCATGCCAAATCAACATTGGGAGTTCCAGTCGAAGCGATTCTCCAGGAAGCCAAGGCTCTCAACACTGATCTTTTGATGATGGGATCTCGCGGCCGCCACGCGCTCAGCCGGATGGTACTTGGCAGCGTGGCACATGCGGTCCTCCATCATGCGCAATGCCCACTCCTAGTCTTCCACTAG
- a CDS encoding hypothetical protein (Evidence 5 : Unknown function; MaGe:77308755), producing the protein MHAWSNSLTEEQMTDVLAYVRVLSLGSN; encoded by the coding sequence ATGCATGCCTGGTCCAACAGCCTCACTGAAGAGCAGATGACCGATGTCTTAGCCTACGTGCGAGTGCTTTCCCTGGGAAGCAATTGA
- a CDS encoding Aldehyde dehydrogenase family 7 member A1 (MaGe:77308763), with amino-acid sequence MSAIQATLRQLAIQAVNPGGSTGSEWWSSQSSRSLLPSINPATGEVIAEIAPCISDDYTYIANESVDAFKSWRMVPAPKRGELVRLIGQALREKKDALGTLVSLEVGKIKAEGDGEVQEMIDMADFAVGQSRMLYGATMQSERPAHRMSEQWHPLGPIGVITAFNFPVAVWAWNAFLAAIAGDTVIWKPSPKAPLSAIAVQQICNRVMHQLGYRGVFSLVITDQADLAEAMVQDPRLPLISFTGSVTVGRRVASTVGRRLGRVLLELSGNNAIILDETADLDLALRAILFGAVGTAGQRCTTTRRLLVHESRYEEVAAKLVRAYAHIRIGDPLEPGVLMGPLIDQNAVAAYRAAIEEIKQEGGEILYGGHVLNRPGYFVEPTIVRADNHWPIVQRETFAPILYIMTFRTLDEAIRLQNDVPQGLSSALFTTRLRHSEQFLSAAGSDCGIANINIGTSGAEIGGAFGGEKETGGGREAGSDAWKAYMRRQTNTVNWGTDLPLAQGITFG; translated from the coding sequence ATGAGCGCCATCCAAGCGACTCTCAGGCAACTAGCCATTCAAGCCGTCAATCCAGGAGGAAGCACTGGCTCAGAGTGGTGGTCCAGTCAATCCAGCAGATCTTTATTGCCATCCATCAACCCAGCCACTGGAGAAGTTATTGCGGAAATAGCGCCGTGCATATCAGATGATTACACATATATAGCAAATGAATCTGTTGATGCATTTAAATCCTGGAGAATGGTCCCTGCCCCAAAACGTGGGGAGCTCGTTCGACTCATCGGCCAGGCCTTGCGAGAAAAGAAGGATGCGTTGGGAACCTTGGTCTCCCTGGAAGTCGGCAAGATCAAAGCTGAAGGAGACGGCGAAGTTCAAGAGATGATCGACATGGCCGACTTTGCAGTCGGTCAATCGCGGATGCTCTATGGAGCGACGATGCAGTCAGAACGGCCAGCGCACCGCATGTCGGAACAGTGGCACCCGCTCGGCCCCATTGGAGTGATTACGGCGTTCAATTTCCCCGTAGCCGTCTGGGCATGGAATGCGTTTCTGGCCGCAATCGCCGGAGACACGGTCATCTGGAAGCCCTCACCGAAAGCTCCCCTCTCCGCGATTGCCGTTCAACAGATCTGCAATCGCGTAATGCACCAGCTCGGCTATCGCGGAGTCTTCTCGCTCGTCATCACGGATCAAGCCGATCTTGCCGAGGCCATGGTCCAAGATCCGCGCCTGCCGCTCATCTCGTTCACCGGGTCGGTAACGGTCGGACGCCGGGTCGCGTCAACCGTGGGCCGCCGCTTGGGACGGGTGCTGCTTGAGCTCAGCGGCAATAATGCCATCATCCTCGATGAGACCGCAGATCTTGACCTGGCCCTGCGCGCCATTCTCTTCGGAGCCGTGGGCACCGCCGGCCAGCGCTGCACAACGACCAGACGCCTGCTCGTCCATGAATCGCGCTATGAGGAAGTGGCCGCTAAACTCGTGCGCGCCTACGCGCATATCCGTATCGGAGACCCACTGGAACCTGGCGTGCTGATGGGGCCACTGATCGATCAGAACGCCGTGGCCGCCTACCGTGCCGCCATTGAAGAGATCAAACAGGAAGGCGGCGAGATTCTCTACGGCGGGCATGTGCTGAATCGGCCCGGCTATTTCGTTGAACCGACCATCGTACGCGCGGATAACCACTGGCCCATCGTCCAGCGCGAAACCTTCGCCCCCATCCTCTATATCATGACATTCCGTACTCTCGACGAAGCCATCCGCCTCCAGAACGATGTGCCGCAGGGGCTGTCGTCGGCCCTCTTTACGACAAGACTGCGCCACAGCGAGCAATTTCTCTCTGCCGCGGGAAGCGATTGCGGGATCGCCAATATCAACATCGGCACATCCGGCGCTGAAATCGGCGGGGCATTCGGCGGCGAGAAGGAGACGGGAGGCGGACGGGAAGCCGGATCCGACGCCTGGAAAGCGTACATGCGCCGTCAAACCAACACCGTGAATTGGGGCACAGATCTCCCGCTCGCGCAAGGCATCACCTTCGGCTGA
- a CDS encoding hypothetical protein (Evidence 4 : Unknown function but conserved in other organisms; MaGe:77308759), translating into MSGIGSPSMLNRDHTIPDRSEVIGRIEDVASTAEDFDRVVSQSLPLLLDRTVGYIKRFLRDTGQWSEDVAHEKFVLRWGAEYLEQFLVSGRFEVPCRPLFLLDSMVAKQHSRPEPFCYHPDLLTPLGRFLDGLVGRAAVSRDALIALYHHCYGLGPGQVIATLRLNGSESPRIYKNFQRWRDSGWKRTLEDMGVTAPDLQGLTEQCHQQQRRFNSDAERMLRFVQAHYRKSEPDHYPCLSRHQWEDMFLQGYGIEYRIWHLALCLNCLQTAWDLGLDGAAANEKPRVALQFQP; encoded by the coding sequence ATGAGTGGCATCGGATCGCCCTCTATGCTTAACAGAGACCACACCATACCCGACCGTTCAGAAGTCATCGGCCGTATTGAGGACGTGGCGTCAACCGCCGAAGACTTCGACCGGGTCGTATCGCAATCCCTCCCCCTGCTGCTCGACCGGACAGTCGGCTATATCAAACGATTCCTGCGTGACACCGGCCAATGGAGTGAGGATGTCGCCCATGAGAAATTCGTGCTGCGCTGGGGAGCGGAATACCTCGAGCAATTTCTCGTCTCCGGCCGATTCGAAGTCCCCTGCAGGCCTCTTTTTCTCCTTGACTCCATGGTTGCCAAACAACACAGCCGGCCTGAGCCATTCTGCTACCACCCAGACCTCCTCACACCACTCGGCCGATTTCTTGATGGACTAGTGGGACGCGCCGCAGTCAGCCGAGACGCACTGATCGCCTTGTATCATCATTGTTACGGACTAGGGCCGGGACAAGTCATCGCAACTCTTCGCTTAAACGGATCCGAAAGCCCACGCATCTATAAAAACTTTCAACGATGGCGGGACTCCGGATGGAAGCGAACACTGGAGGACATGGGCGTAACTGCACCAGACTTGCAGGGACTGACTGAACAATGCCACCAGCAGCAGCGCCGATTCAACAGCGACGCAGAACGCATGCTGCGTTTTGTGCAGGCCCACTATCGAAAGAGCGAACCGGATCATTACCCCTGTCTCTCCCGGCATCAATGGGAAGATATGTTTCTGCAAGGCTACGGAATCGAATATCGAATCTGGCATCTGGCCTTATGCCTGAATTGCCTACAAACAGCCTGGGACCTGGGACTCGATGGGGCCGCGGCCAATGAGAAGCCGCGTGTCGCACTCCAGTTTCAGCCATAA
- a CDS encoding hypothetical protein (Evidence 5 : Unknown function; MaGe:77308757), translating to MAFGKSAISSAQVKGIETGSEKPSEAEALNASGVGAKFSNVVGAPSICTSTQMHNMIMAHLTRSCGSPAWIRKEACIGL from the coding sequence ATGGCCTTCGGCAAGAGTGCAATAAGCTCGGCGCAGGTCAAAGGAATTGAGACCGGAAGTGAAAAGCCCTCAGAGGCGGAAGCGCTGAACGCATCCGGCGTGGGAGCGAAATTCAGTAATGTGGTAGGCGCGCCCAGCATCTGCACCAGCACGCAGATGCACAACATGATCATGGCGCATTTAACAAGGAGTTGCGGAAGTCCGGCGTGGATTCGCAAGGAGGCATGCATAGGCCTATAA
- a CDS encoding S-transferase (Evidence 2b : Function from indirect experimental evidences (e.g. phenotypes); PubMedId 8478329; Product type e : enzyme; MaGe:77308761), giving the protein MTVQAQFPDEQSGEGEFTRQADAFRDYVTATGSSGYPAEPGRYHLYVSWACPWAHRTIIVRKLKRLEGIIGLTAVDPIRDERGWAFREGPGHSLDPINGFHFLSEAYKATDPRYIGRITVPALWDQATRRIVTNSDDDLMRIFNSEFNRFTESPIDLYPDGLRKEIDELNTFLYENVNDGVYRVGFSTSQAVYERAVRRLFDALDLLESRLARQRYLFGKEFVESDWRLFVTLVRFDTVYHGHFKCNVRRLIDYPNLFGYLKDLYQTDGIAETVNFDHIKRHYYITHDDINPTRIVPIGPDQDLTTPHGREQLG; this is encoded by the coding sequence GTGACCGTCCAAGCGCAATTTCCCGACGAGCAATCCGGCGAAGGCGAATTCACCCGTCAGGCGGATGCCTTTCGCGACTACGTGACCGCCACGGGCAGCTCCGGCTATCCAGCCGAACCCGGACGCTACCATCTCTATGTCTCGTGGGCCTGCCCCTGGGCGCATCGTACGATCATCGTACGAAAGCTCAAACGGTTGGAGGGAATTATCGGGCTCACCGCCGTCGACCCGATTCGCGATGAAAGGGGCTGGGCTTTTCGCGAAGGTCCAGGCCATTCGCTCGACCCTATCAATGGATTCCACTTTCTGAGTGAAGCCTACAAGGCCACCGATCCGCGCTACATCGGCCGCATAACCGTGCCGGCCCTGTGGGACCAAGCGACCCGCCGCATCGTCACTAATTCCGACGACGATCTCATGCGCATCTTCAATAGCGAGTTCAATCGCTTCACTGAAAGCCCGATCGATCTATACCCGGACGGTCTTCGCAAAGAGATCGACGAACTCAATACTTTTCTCTACGAAAACGTCAACGATGGGGTCTACCGCGTGGGATTTTCCACCTCGCAAGCCGTCTACGAACGGGCGGTGAGACGACTGTTCGACGCCCTCGATCTGCTTGAGTCCCGCCTTGCCCGGCAGCGATATCTGTTTGGCAAAGAGTTCGTGGAGTCCGACTGGCGGCTGTTCGTCACACTGGTCCGGTTCGATACGGTCTATCATGGCCACTTCAAATGCAACGTCCGCCGTCTCATCGACTATCCGAATCTCTTCGGCTATCTCAAAGATCTCTACCAGACCGACGGCATCGCCGAGACCGTCAATTTCGATCACATCAAACGCCACTACTACATCACGCACGATGACATCAACCCTACCCGCATCGTCCCGATAGGCCCGGACCAGGATCTGACGACACCGCACGGGCGAGAACAGTTAGGTTAA
- a CDS encoding conserved exported protein of unknown function (Evidence 4 : Unknown function but conserved in other organisms; MaGe:77308758), which translates to MTRFNGLMALVAFLSFSTMSTIALASDDKKEEKKDKGGHVVMFSDDKKEEKKDKGGHVVLADESKDEKKDAGGK; encoded by the coding sequence ATGACGCGCTTCAATGGATTGATGGCTCTGGTGGCGTTTCTCAGCTTCAGCACGATGTCGACGATTGCCCTTGCTTCAGACGACAAGAAAGAGGAAAAGAAAGATAAGGGCGGCCATGTGGTGATGTTCAGTGACGACAAGAAAGAAGAGAAGAAAGACAAGGGTGGCCACGTGGTTTTGGCCGATGAGTCGAAGGACGAAAAGAAGGACGCCGGCGGAAAGTAG
- a CDS encoding Bicarbonate transporter BicA (MaGe:77308766) has protein sequence MSIMQGLSFTHLRGDLAGGVVAAVVALPLALAFGVASGAGAIAGLYGAIFVGFFAALFGGTPAQVSGPTGPMTVVMAGLIVQFSQEPALAFSAVILGGGLQILLGLSGVGRYISLMPYPVISGFMSGIGAIIIILQVAPLVGHGAQSGSVLATIAMLPPLVMNPVFDALALGLLSLVIVAATPESVGKIVPPPLLALVVGTVLGVLVFSSAPVIGEIPTTFPMPVLPALRLDAVQIVIGQAIVLALLGSIDSLLTSLVCDNMTRTHHDSNRELIGQGIGNAVAGLFGGLPGAGATMRSVINIRTGGRTPLSGALHALILLAVLLGLGPLAERIPLAVLAGILVKVGVDIIDWRMLRHIMQAPRADVTIMAVVCAMTVLADLIMAVGVGLVLASVLFVKRMSDLELMNLQIITGQTPESPLTNEEAAVLRPHEGRIVLIHIDGPMSFGSAKAMVRRLEGVSGWGSFSVVVLDLSTVPTIDGTAALAVEDMIRMVEAHRQHLILVGMQPTVTEVLDGLGILRLVPAGHHHASRLDALHHAARLAAPAVLA, from the coding sequence GTGTCGATCATGCAGGGTTTGTCGTTCACTCATCTTCGCGGGGATCTTGCCGGCGGGGTTGTCGCCGCCGTTGTCGCGCTGCCGTTGGCGCTTGCCTTTGGGGTGGCGTCCGGCGCCGGGGCGATTGCCGGTTTGTACGGGGCGATTTTCGTCGGGTTCTTTGCCGCGTTGTTCGGCGGCACTCCTGCGCAGGTCTCGGGTCCCACGGGGCCGATGACGGTCGTCATGGCCGGGCTCATCGTCCAGTTCAGCCAGGAGCCGGCGCTGGCGTTTTCAGCGGTCATCTTGGGTGGCGGGTTGCAGATTCTGCTTGGATTGAGCGGGGTCGGGCGCTACATCAGTTTGATGCCGTACCCCGTGATCTCTGGTTTTATGAGCGGGATCGGTGCGATCATCATTATTCTCCAAGTTGCTCCGCTGGTCGGCCATGGGGCCCAGTCTGGAAGCGTCCTTGCCACGATAGCCATGCTGCCGCCGCTTGTGATGAACCCCGTATTCGATGCACTGGCGCTCGGCCTGCTGTCGCTGGTAATCGTGGCCGCGACTCCGGAGTCTGTGGGTAAAATCGTTCCGCCTCCATTGCTCGCATTGGTTGTTGGGACGGTGCTGGGCGTATTGGTGTTTTCCAGCGCGCCGGTGATCGGCGAGATCCCGACGACGTTTCCCATGCCAGTGCTGCCGGCATTGCGTCTTGACGCCGTGCAGATCGTGATCGGGCAGGCGATTGTTTTGGCGCTGCTTGGCAGTATCGATAGTCTATTGACGTCGCTGGTCTGCGATAACATGACGCGCACACACCATGACTCCAACCGTGAGTTGATCGGGCAGGGGATCGGCAATGCCGTGGCTGGCCTGTTCGGTGGGCTGCCTGGAGCGGGCGCTACGATGCGCTCGGTCATCAATATTCGGACCGGCGGGAGAACGCCTCTTTCTGGCGCGCTGCACGCATTGATTTTGCTGGCGGTGCTTTTGGGCTTGGGGCCGCTGGCGGAGCGGATTCCGCTTGCCGTGCTGGCGGGGATTCTCGTGAAGGTGGGCGTCGATATTATCGATTGGCGCATGCTCAGGCACATCATGCAGGCGCCGCGCGCCGATGTCACGATCATGGCGGTCGTCTGCGCGATGACGGTGCTGGCGGATCTCATCATGGCCGTGGGCGTCGGCTTGGTCTTGGCGAGCGTGTTGTTCGTCAAGCGGATGTCGGATCTCGAGTTGATGAACTTGCAGATTATTACCGGCCAGACTCCGGAATCGCCGCTGACGAATGAAGAAGCGGCGGTGCTGAGGCCGCATGAGGGCCGGATCGTGCTGATTCACATCGACGGTCCAATGAGCTTCGGATCGGCCAAGGCTATGGTGCGCCGCTTGGAGGGGGTGTCGGGGTGGGGCAGTTTCTCCGTAGTGGTGCTGGACCTATCGACAGTGCCGACAATCGATGGGACGGCTGCGCTGGCGGTCGAGGATATGATTCGCATGGTTGAGGCTCATCGTCAGCATCTTATCCTTGTGGGCATGCAGCCCACTGTGACTGAGGTGCTGGACGGGCTGGGTATTTTGCGGCTGGTGCCGGCCGGCCATCATCATGCGTCCCGACTTGATGCGCTGCATCATGCGGCTCGGCTTGCCGCACCGGCTGTATTGGCGTAA